One segment of Candidatus Neomarinimicrobiota bacterium DNA contains the following:
- a CDS encoding cytochrome C oxidase subunit IV family protein, which yields MADLTPEEIRHHVKTYVIVFVALAFFTVVTVAISYLDLGVGASVVLALGVASVKGALVASYFMHLIDEKITIYWTLLITAAMFLILMLLPLGNMLAQTKI from the coding sequence ATGGCTGATTTAACGCCTGAAGAAATTAGGCATCACGTCAAAACATATGTAATTGTCTTTGTTGCATTGGCTTTTTTCACCGTCGTGACCGTTGCTATTTCTTACCTGGATTTAGGTGTGGGCGCATCAGTGGTTTTAGCCTTGGGGGTTGCCAGTGTTAAGGGTGCTTTAGTGGCAAGTTATTTTATGCATTTGATTGATGAAAAAATTACCATTTATTGGACGCTTTTAATTACGGCAGCAATGTTTTTAATCCTCATGTTATTACCCTTGGGCAACATGCTAGCGCAGACAAAGATATAA